In Kiritimatiellia bacterium, a single genomic region encodes these proteins:
- a CDS encoding 4Fe-4S binding protein: MPHVVTEPCVGCKNTVCVTVCPVNCFHEDEQMLVIDPVECIDCGACVPECPTKAIFPAQRVPEKWKHYIQLNAERAKVLPLITHPKKPLS; encoded by the coding sequence ATGCCGCATGTTGTGACAGAGCCTTGTGTGGGTTGCAAGAACACCGTCTGTGTGACGGTGTGCCCCGTAAATTGCTTTCACGAGGATGAGCAAATGCTCGTGATTGATCCGGTGGAGTGCATCGATTGCGGAGCGTGCGTGCCGGAATGCCCGACCAAGGCGATTTTTCCCGCCCAGCGCGTGCCCGAAAAATGGAAGCATTACATTCAGCTTAACGCTGAGCGCGCCAAAGTTCTCCCGCTGATCACGCATCCTAAGAAGCCGCTATCCTAA